The proteins below come from a single Pleuronectes platessa chromosome 1, fPlePla1.1, whole genome shotgun sequence genomic window:
- the LOC128462107 gene encoding macrophage mannose receptor 1 has translation MMKSGLSGAFLLLLFLLCTPAESGLGEVLRKRYDYYKNNHRNWEEAQSHCRGQYNRDLAIMYSQADTEGLDIDDYFSWIGLIRDSQRHWHWSNEDESNFEPWAQDEPDEKDDCVFVTYDDISRFHATSCDQYFFFICHEPHDDHYHYKFELKSKTWWEAQTYCRDVYNDLSTFTEASDLDDVELPEDFPVWTGLHKYEGAWKWTRGLSEYRGWSDAEPGNNNDCASISSLSKKMSATDCNLRYPVLCYWDNLVLVNESKTWEEALEHCRALGNHDLVSVQPGSEHSYMMKRVIEAHTDEVWTGLRFLAGEWLWVNGADLQYTDLPACPLEQQHCGTLSKQGDVKTRNCSEKRNFLCYFY, from the exons ATGATGAAGAGCGGCCTCTCTGgagccttcctcctcctcctcttcctcctctgcactCCTGCAGAGTCTGGACTGGGAGAAGTGCTGAGGAAACGATATGATTATTACAAAAACAATCATCGCAACTGGGAGGAAGCGcaaagccactgcagagg CCAATACAACCGCGACCTGGCCATCATGTATTCACAGGCGGATACAGAGGGTCTGGACATTGATGATTATTTCTCGTGGATCGGCCTGATCAGAGACTCTCAGAGACACTGGCATTGGTCGAACGAAGATGAATCCAACTTCGAGCCCTGGGCACAGGATGAACCTGACGAAAAAGATGACTGTGTCTTCGTTACTTATGACGACATCTCACG TTTTCACGCAACCAGCTGTGACCAGTATTTTTTCTTCATCTGTCACGAACCCCACGACGACCATTATCATTATAAGTTTGAACTTAAGTCGAAGACGTGGTGGGAGGCCCAGACGTACTGCAGGGACGTTTACAACGATCTGTCAACTTTCACAGAGGCCTCCGACCTGGACGATGTTGAACTTCCAGAGGACTTTCCTGTCTGGACGGGACTGCACAAATACG AGGGAGCATGGAAGTGGACCAGAGGCTTGTCGGAGTACAGAGGTTGGTCAGACGCTGAGCCGGGAAACAACAACGACTGTGCCTCCATCTCTTCTCTGAGTAAAAAGATGTCCGCCACAGACTGCAACCTCCGCTACCCCGTCCTCTGCTACTGGGACAACCTGGTCCTGGTGAACGAGAGCAAGACGTGGGAGGAGGCGCTGGAACACTGCAGAGCGCTCGGGAACCACGACCTGGTCAGCGTGCAGCCTGGATCGGAGCATAGCTACATGATGAAGAGGGTCATAGAGGCCCACACTGACGAG GTGTGGACGGGCCTTCGATTCCTGGCCGGTGAATGGTTGTGGGTGAACGGGGCAGATTTGCAGTACACTGACCTGCCCGCCTGCCCCctggagcagcagcactgtGGAACCTTGTCCAAGCAAGGCGACGTCAAGACCAGAAACTGTTCAGAGAAAAGGAACTTCCTTTGTTACTTCTACTAA
- the foxr1 gene encoding forkhead box protein R1 gives MTLHLKTSARLFDLHGTVGLTDWDLDKELKLATISDQFYHDEKLVDQYVVQRPSVRASRRKDEFVFYDKTSDTFVKPSPWLLVNPNIVCPIPHGPGAADPQVSCEPAEETSLLSPADKPLQEELQLPGSTEDMIKDEDVSRRPAKNRRKGRTTKVRDSKNLTPESWPRPPVNYCILIALALNSSHSGSLKVQQIYNFIREHFPFFQTAPDGWKNTIRHNLCFSNSFRKTCNQLRRDEKRKSCFWHLTLDGQRRLHDEIRTLSGESSKQLERSMSHPDIIQSLL, from the exons ATGACCCTTCATCTGAAAACCAGCGCTCGGCTCTTTGACCTGCACGGCACCGTGGGCCTCACAGACTGGGACCTGGACAAGGAGCTGAAACTGGCAACCATCTCCGACCAGTTTTACCACG ATGAGAAACTGGTTGACCAGTACGTGGTGCAGAGGCCGTCAGTCAGAGCCTCGAGGAGGAAAGATGAATTTGTTTTCTACGATAAGACATCAG ACACCTTTGTGAAGCCGAGTCCGTGGCTGCTGGTGAATCCAAACATCGTCTGCCCGATCCCACACGGACCAGGAGCAGCAGATCCTCAGGTGTCCTGTGAACCTGCAGAGGAAACGTctctgctgagtcctgcagacaAACCACTGCAGGAGGAACTGCAGCTCCCTGGCTCCACTGAGGACATG ATCAAGGATGAAGACGTCTCCCGTCGACCGGCCAAGAACAGGCGCAAGGGGAGGACCACCAAAGTCAGG GACAGTAAGAACCTGACGCCAGAGAGCTGGCCCCGTCCGCCGGTGAACTACTGCATCCTCATCGCTCTGGCGCTCAACAGCAGCCACAGCGGGAGCCTGAAGGTCCAGCAGATTTACAACTTCATCAG gGAGCACTTCCCCTTCTTTCAGACGGCTCCGGACGGCTGGAAAAACACCATCCGACACAACCTGTGCTTCAGCAACAGCTTCCGCAAAACCTGCAACCAGCTGCGCAGAGACGAGAAGAGGAAGTCGTGCTTCTGGCACCTGACGCTGGACGGACAGCGGCGGCTGCATGACGAGATCCGGACGCTGTCGGGGGAATCGTCCAAGCAGCTGGAGAGGAGCATGTCACACCCGG aTATAATTCAGAGTTTACTCTAA